In Chrysiogenes arsenatis DSM 11915, the sequence TCGCACGGTGCCGATTTTTCTCGCCAGTTCCTTTGCCTATATCGCGCCGATAATTTATGCCACACAAACGTGGGGGCTTGCCGGAACACTTGGCGGATTGATGGCCGCAGGTCTGGTGCAAGTGCTTTTCTCGTTTCTGATTCGGATCAAGGGTGATGGATTTCTGGAAAAATACCTTCCGGCGATAGTTATTGGGCCGACGATTATGCTGATCGGATTGATTCTTGCTCCCGTGGCGGTCAATATGGCGAAAGGGTTAACGGGTGATGGGTCGTTCGAACTAGTGCCCTATTCGCAAGCCATTGTGATTGCCACTATTTCATTGGCGGCAACCATTATCACGTCGCTGTGGGGCAAAGGGATGCTCCGCCTCATTCCGATTTTGGTCGGGGTTGCTTGTGGATACATTACCGCGCTGTTGTATGGTATCGTTGATTTCAGTAGCGTAACAAATGCCCCATGGTTTGCTATTCCCAACTTTACTGCGCCAACCTTTGAGCTGGCCGCTATCCTCTATATGATTCCTATCGCGCTTGTGCCAACCATTGAACATATCGGTGACGTTATGGCTATTTCGCGTGTGAGTGGAAAAAATTACCTTGAGAATCCAGGGTTGAAAAATACCCTGCTAGGCGATGGCTTAGCGACGACATTCGCCAGTTCCCTTGGTGGGCCGCCGAATACAACCTATTCAGAAGTAACTGGTGCCGTCGCACTCATTCGTATTTTTGATGTATCCCTGATGACGATAGCTGCTGTTGGTGCTATTGCGCTGGCATTCCTGGGAAAACTCGGTGCTTTTTTAAGCACGATTCCGGTTCCCGTTATGGGCGGAATTATGATTTTGCTCTTTGGTATGATTGTCTCTATCGGTATCAACACGATGGTGAAAGCCAAAGTCGATATGAGCATACCGCGCAACATGGTGATTGTCGCAGTGATTCTCGTATTTGGTATTGGTGGTATGACGTTTGGGTATGGTCACTTGCAACTTGGAGGGATTGGCCTAGCGGTCGTGCTGGGGATGATTCTCAATCTGGTACTCCCGAAACATTTTGGCGAAGAGGTGTAACGCATGCTCACCATTGTCGATCACCCGCTGGTGCAACATAAACTCTCGATTATCCGGGATAAACATACTTCGAAGAAAGAGTTCAAGGAGCTGGTCGAAGAAGTTGCCATGCTGATCGCCTACGAAATTACCCGCGATCTTGAGCTTGTGGAGTGTGAGGTGGAAACACCGCTTACAAAAACCATCTGTCGCTCGTTAGGGGGTAAAAAATTGGCGATTATCCCTATCCTCCGTGCAGGGTTAGGGATGGTAGGTGGTATCGAAAAACTGATCCCCAGCGTACGGATTGGCCACATCGGCATGTATCGCGATCACGACACCTTGCAACCCGTCGTCTATTACGCAAAATTGCCGCAAGATATGGCGCAGCGCGATGCGATTCTGATCGATCCAATGTTAGCGACTGGCGGCAGTGCTGTTGCCGCTATTGATTACCTGAAACAGCAAGGGGCGCGCAGTATCCGCTTTATGTCGCTGATTGCAGCTCCTGAAGGGGTGAAAATTGTGAGCGATGCCCATCCTGAGGTGCCGATCTACACCGCCGCGCTGGATGAAAAGCTGAATGAGTTAGGGTATATCCTCCCTGGTCTGGGTGATGCAGGCGACCGATTGTTCGGTACACGGTAACTTTCGCGAATGGCTAACCTTATTTTACTGGGATTTTGTTTTTTTATGGGCATGACGCTCCGTCGCATCGGTCGATTTCCAGAGTCGACCGCGACGGTACTCAATGCGTTTATCATCAATATCTCGCTCCCTGCACTCACGCTTTACCACATACATAACATCACTATCGATCGCGAATTGCTGATGCCGATGAGTATGCCGTGGGTGATTTTTCTTGTCGGGATTCCCTTCTTTCTGTTGCTCGGCAAGTTGTTGAAGTTGAAACGCGAAACCATCGGCTGTTTAATTCTGGTCGGCGGCCTCGGGAATACTTCGTTTGTTGGATTACCGATGATCGAAACCTTTTACGGGAGTGAGTTTGTCGGAATCGGCATTGTGGCTGATCAGGCAGGGAGTTTTATTGTTCTCTCTACCCTTGGAATAGTCGTGGCGAGTATTTTTGCGGCGACGGAACCGAATATCCGCTTTATCGCGAAAAAAATTGCCCTTTTCCCGCCGACACAAGCACTGGTGTTGGCATTGTTACTGCGCAGTTGGGAGTATCCCGTGTGGCTGAGTGCTATCTTGATGCGTTTGGGGGATACGCTGACTCCGATAGCTCTGGTTTCAATTGGATTCCTGTTTCACATACAATCAGTACGGCAGCATGCCCGTGCCTTGGTGCTTGGACTGAGTTATAAACTTCTTTTGGCTCCAGCGCTCATCCTGATGACTTTTATGAGTCTATGGGGTGCGAGTGGGAGTGTGTTTCAGGTGACCGTCTTTGAGGCCGCCATGCCACCCATGATTAGTGCGGGGATTATTGCTATGGAACATCGGTTAGATGTTTCACTGGTCAGCACGATTCTTGGTGTGGGTTTACTCATTTCCTTTCTTACTCTTGCGGGGTGGTGGTATATTCTACTGCCGTTGTAACCCACGTATTCAGGGTGACTTTTTCCGCTCATTTCGCTACGATTCGGCAATTGATTTTTTATACAAAGGTGATGTCTATGCTTGATATGAAGGCTCTTAGTGAAAATATCGATTTTTTTCAAACGCAACTTTCGCGCCGTGGTGGGTCGTGGTCGCTTGAACCCTTAGCGCAACTCAATAGTACAAAAAAAGCACTTACGGCGCAGATGCAAAAACTTCAGGAAGAACGCAATGCAACGAGTAAGCAAGTCGGGATCTACAAAAAAGAGGGGCGCGATGCCACACTGATTATGGAGCGGATGCGTGAAGTGGGTGAAACGATTAAAGAGCTCGAAGCGCAGGTAAAGGAACTGGAAGAGCAAGAGCGTACCATTGCTTTGGGATTACCGAATATACCCCACGAGTCGGTTCCGGCTGGTGCTGCTGAAGCCGACAATGTCGAAGTGAAACGGGTTGGCGCGATTCCGGTATTCGATTTTCCGGTTCGTTCCCATGACGATATCGGCACAGCGAACGATTGGCTTGATTTTCCGCGTGGTGTAAAAATTGCGCAGACACGCTTTACCGTTGTGAAAGGGGCTGCCGCTCGTTTAGAACGTGCGCTCATTAATTTTATGCTCGATATTCACACGCAAGAACACAACTATACTGAGGTTCAGGTGCCGCTATTGGTCAACCGTGAATCCATGACCGCTACCGGACAGCTTCCAAAATTTGAAGAGGATCTCTTTGCCTGTGAAGAGGGAAATCTCTTGTTGATTCCTACGGCAGAAGTCCCCGTAACGAATATTCATCGTGATGAAATTTTGTCATTGGCAGCGCTGCCAACAGGCTATGTCGCGTACACTCCGTGCTTTCGCCGCGAAGCGGGTTCGTATGGGCGTGACACCAAAGGGTTGATCCGTCAGCACCAATTCAATAAAGTTGAATTGGTCAAATTTTCCCATCCAGAGAGCTCATATGACGAACTTGAAAAGCTTCTTGCCAATGCCGAAACCATATTACAGCGGCTGGAACTTCCATACCGCGTTGTCGCTCTATGCGGTGGTGATCTGGGATTCAGTGCCGCAAAAACGTATGATATCGAAGTATGGCTCCCTTCGCAGGGGTGCTATCGTGAAATATCTTCATGCTCCAATTTCGAAGATTTTCAGGCACGTCGCGCGCAGATTCGCTTCAAGGATGAGAAGGGGAAAAATCGCTTGGTGCATACGTTGAATGGCTCGGGTCTTGCAGTAGGTCGGACACTCGTAGCGATTATGGAAAACTATCAGCAGGCCGATGGCTCAGTGAAAGTGCCGACGGCATTGGTGCCATATTTGGGTGGCGTAACCATACTCGCTGCAAAATAGCGACGAAAATGATCTGATCAAAAGAGGTGTTTGATGTTGAAGAAAAGTTTAGCGCTTCTGCTTTTGGGAGTAAGTTGTGCACTACCGTCTTTTGCATCACCTGATTACGACCATTTGCGACAAGGAGTACGTGCCCTTTTAAAAAACGATTTTCATCGCGCGGGTGAAGTGCTTCTTCCAGCAGTGCAACACGCGTCTGAATCGGTGCAGGACGTCTTGCTGTATGTTTCAGCGCAAACCCTCTTCGGGCAGGAGCAATATGCCGATGCACATGCGCTGTTTACGCAAGCTATTGCGAAGCGGCAGAGCGATTCGTTCCTCAATCGTGCTCGGTATTATCGTGCGCTCTGTGCCGCACGGCTGGGGATTACGTCGCAGTTTATGTTGGATGTGGCTGACGTAGATATCGCGTTACTCACTCGGGCAGAGCAGGCGGAATTGCTGATGTTGCAGGCGGATACTCTGGATAAAAAGCAAGCGATAGCGTTTGACTATCCCGACACGGCAGCTGGCCGTGAGGCGCTCAAACACGTTGCAAAGCCGCTTACCGCGGCACAGCGCACTGTGTTAGCAACGGTGCTCTATCAGCATAAATACTACGATCAAGCCATTCAGCAGTACGAAGCGATTGGCCGTTCAAAGCTTGATCTGACTTCATTAGAGCGGTTAGCGCGCAGCTATTTTTCCCGTCGCGATTATCCGAAAGCGACCGTGGTATTTCGTGAGTTATATGCGCGTGATAGCAAGAACGTAGAAGCCCGTTCTAGTGCGCTGTATTATTTGTCTCGCATCTATTTGCGTGAAGATAAAGACGAAAACGCCATTATCAACCTGCGCCGTTTAGTCGAACACTATCCTGAATCGCGCGATGCCAGTAACGCATTGTGGCTTCTCGGGAATCACTTCCGCAATCGCGACCCGCAGCAGGCGCAACACTACTATCAATGGCTGTTTAAGTCGTATCCCGAATCACGACATGCTGGCGAAGGGATGTGGCGCTTAGCGTGGAGCGATTATCAGCAAGGGAAACTTGATGTTTTTCGCCAGCGGGCAGAGCTGATTGCCGAGCGGTACGATGATGGCCATTATTTAAATCATACCGCGCGGTATTGGATTGCCCAAAGTCACCGATTGGAAGGTGATACGGCGACCTATCGCAGCACGTTACATACTCTGACAGAGGCTCCATCGGTGAGTTATTATGTGATGATGGCTGCGCGTGATTTGAATATTGCGCCACGCTTTCTGGAAAGTGCGATCCATTCATCAGGCGACACGGCTGCGTTGTTGACTCCCGTTTTGCTTGAACGGTTTCGTGTGCTGGCGCGTTTGGGGTTATACGAGTTGGGTGCGATTGAAATTCAAGCACTACTCGCGCAAACGCCCGCCGAACAAAAGGTACTTTTGAGTCGTGAACTTTTAGCGACGGGTATTTATCACCCTATCATTCGCAATTTTTCGCGCTCTTCACCGGAGGCGTACCCCCTTGCCTATTGGGATCGGGTTTCACCGATTGCCGAACGGTACCAGCTTGATCCTTTGTTAGCTCTGAGCATAATGCGTGAAGAAAGTGCGTACGATCCACAGGCCACCAGTTGGGTCGGGGCGATGGGTTTGATGCAACTGATGCCCTATACCGCGGAAGATGTCGCGAAGCGAATAGGGCTTCCATTCGGGAATCCGTCCGAAGCCTATGATATCGATACTAACATAACGCTTGGTATTTCATATCTTTCGTCGCTGGTTGCGTCACAAGAGATACTGCCGTTTGCTATTGCCTCATATAATGCTGGGCCGGGCAACGTGAATCGTTGGAAAACGCGCTACGGAACGGACGATATCGAAGCATTTATCGAAAATATCCCATTTGCAGAAACACACGCTTATGTGAAGCGGGTGTTGACAAGTTATGAGATATATAAGAGATTGTATCAGCGATAGTTACAAACACTGTTCTCTTATGCTCCTAAATGCGCTATATTTCGCAGGGAACAAGAAAAATCAAGGAGAGGTACATGAAGCGGGAAAAGACCGATTACATTGTGCAGTCAGTATATAATGCGCTTGACATACTTGAAGCATTTCGCGAGAGCCACAGCGGAGAATTGGACATTACCACTATTCGTGAAAAATTCGGATTGAGTAAAAACACCGTTATACGACTCCTAGCAACACTCGAAAAACATGGGTATGTCGAAGAGAATCACTATACAAAAAACTACCGTCTTGGCCTGAAAAACTTCGAAATTTCACAGGCGTATATCAGTAAAATCGATTTATTAAAGATGACTGAGCCTATCTTGCAAGAAATCGTCGATACCGTTGATGAATCAGCGTATATCGGAGTGCTTCGCGGGAAGCGGGTGGTCTATCTTAACGTCGTTGAAACGACACAGGCGGTTCGGATTATGCCGCGTATTGGTATTGTCGGTCAGGCTTACTTTACCGCGATTGGCAAAAGTCAGCTTAGCGACTTTTCAAATCAGCACATTCTGGAACAGCTTGAGAAGGAAAATCTAACGATCTGTTCTTCTGGGAAACCATTTCAGGGGAATGAATCATTTCTGGCTGAAATGGATCGCGTGCGCGAACATGGATTTTCGATGGATGATGAAGAGTTTGAAGAAGGAGTACGTTGCGTTGGTGCGCCGATTCGCAATTATACCGGAAACATTGTGGCTGGACTGAGTATCTCCGGCCCTGTGCAACGGATGAGTGATGAGCGCATCGCTCAGGAAATAGCACCACTGGCGAAACTTATGTCGGAAAAAGCAAGTCGCAAGCTGGGCTATAATGGTGGCCATATACAGTTTGACCACGTAAGTACACCCTGAACAACAGTAGAACACCCACCATAAAACGGAGCACAGACGTTTCAAGTGGTGGGTGTTTGCCTTTTTATCTAAAAGGAATACGCTCGTATCTCTTCTATTCATCTGATGTTCCAGCCTCACAACCGCTCGTGTACGGAGCGAACACCACCTTGCTAGGAAACCCATGACAACTAACGAGAGTATTCCGGCATCTTATATTGAAAAATTGCGCGGTTTCGATGAAATGCTTGATGCGAATAGTGACATTCGGCCACATTGGAATTCATTTATGTCGCTCGCAACAGGCCTTGAGGCTGGGTTTCTGGAGCGCAGTGCTCAGGAAATTCGCCGCCTGTTACGCGAAAATGGTGTGACCTATCACTTTCATGATGACGCGGCGAAAGATCACCGCCCATGGGAACTCGATATAGTTCCTTTACTGATATCGAGCGAGGAGTGGCACACCCTTGAAAAGGGTTTGACGCAACGCGCCGAGCTATTAAACCTTATTTTGGAAGATATCTATGGGCCACAAAACCTTATCCGCCAAGGACACCTTCCGATGGAAGTGGTCTATGCGCACAATGGATTTGCGCGCCAGTGTGCTGGAATCCGGCTACCCGGCAATCATCAACTCATCATCTATGGTGCCGATATTGCTCGCTCGACCGATGGCGTGCAGTGGGTTATGTCAGACCGTACGCAAGCCGTCTCAGGATTGGGCTATACACTCGAAAACCGCACCGCCATGGCGCGTACGTTGCCAAACTTATTACGTGAATGTAAAGCGGAGCGTTTGGCACCGTTTTTCCGTTCCTTACGCGAGTCATTGAGTGACATAACACCAGAACAAAAGGCCAATCCGCGCACCGTTTTATTAACGACTGGCCCGATTGATCCCACCTATTTTGAACACGCCTATTTGGCGGCGTATTTGGGATACACACTGGTTCAACCAGATGATTTGACGGTGCGTGATGGCCGGCTTTGGTTGAAGTCCATCAACGGCCTGCAACCCGTAGATATTATCTTGCGCCGTACCGAAGACAGCCAATCCGATCCTTTAGAACTCGGGCGACTTTCCTCTGTTGGTATTCCGGGGCTTATCGAAGTAGTACGACGGGGCAATGTTGCGGTCGCGAATCCTATTGGCAGTGCAGTGCTCGAAAATCCTGGATTATTCCCTTTCCTGCCGACTATTTGCAAAGTACTGCTTGGAGAAGAAATACTGCTTCCATCGGCACCAACGTGGTGGTGTGGTCAGCCGTTGGAGCTTGGATATGTGCTGGAACACCTGAATGAACTCGATATCCTCTCCATTCATCAAGTAGGCGATTCACACGTGGTGGCTCACGGGCCACTGCTGAGTAAACGGGAGTTGGAAGCACTCCGCCGTCGCATACTGGCACGGCCATACCTCTACGCTGGGCAAAGGAAACCGACCATTTCAACTTCTCCGACATTGGTTGACGGAAACCTTACGCCAAGGCCGACGAAATTCCGCACTTTCATGACCGCGTCACTCGACAACTATATTTTGATGCCGGGAGGGCTGGCACGAGCTGCGACGAGCGAGCCAGAAATGGCGGCGGGAGCCGCATCCTACACCATCAGCAAAGACACGTGGGTCATATCAACCAACGTTCAGCGGCACCAATCGTTGTGGCACCAAGGGAGTAGCCTCGCCGCGACGCCAGGCTATTCAGAAGACAGCAATCTTTTACCAAGTCGCACTGCCGAAAACCTTTTCTGGGTTGGGCGCTATTTGGAGCGTGCCGAAGGGACGGCTCGTTTTCTGCGTACAACGGTTCACCGCCTGTTAGAGCAGGGTGAAATGGAAGATGAAACGGTAGAGCAGTGTCGCCATACCTTACTGATGACCCTTTCGCACTTAACCGGGACATTACCTGGCTTTACTGGTGTCGAAGGGGAACATCTGCGTGCCAATCCCGAAGCAGAAATCCTCAGCCTGATTTATGATCGCAACCGCGTCGGGAGCCTTGCGTTTACGCTTCATAGTATGATCCATGCGACGTCAGCGGTGCGCGAACGGTGGTCGAGCGACTCATGGCGGTTGATTGATGAAACCGAAGAGCGGTGGGGGAAAATCAGCCGTAGCAGCAATCAACAAAAGAAACTGCCACGGGCGCTGGATGACATTAGTCAATTGATCACCAACCTTGTCGCGTTCACCGGTTTAACGCTTGAAAGTATGACGCGTGAAATGGGATGGGTGATGCTTGACCTTGGCCGTCGTATTGAGCGCGGCATGCACGTACTGGAAGTGCTACGCCTCGTATTGTCGCAACACTACGACGAAGCATTGGAATATCAGGTGTTGGAATCTATCTTGGCGGCCAACGAGAGTTTGATTACCCATCGCCGGCGCTATCGCTCGTATCTGAAACCGCAAACGGTGCTCGAATTGCTCCTTTTCGATGCCTCGAACCCACGTTCGTTGGCCTATCAGATCGAACAATTGCAGCACCATATTTCCCTGCTGCCTGGCGAAAAACGGGGCTTTGCGCTGCGCGAAGTGGAACGTGATGCGTTGAAAGCATTTAGTACTCTCAAACTCTCCCGTATCGAAGAGCTTTTAGCAACCGAAAATGGCGAAGCAGGTACGCCAGTGAAACTCGAAAAATTTCTTGAATCGATAGAAACCTGCTTGGTTAATAGTGCCAATAGCATTAACCACACGTTCTTTACCCACGCGCTGCAACGTCAGCAACTCGTTGCCAAACCAGCAGAGGCGGAATTATGAGCCATTATCGCATTACACACACCACGTCCTATCACTATTCGGACATGGTTAGCCTTTGTTACAATGAAGCCCGCTTAATTCCGCGTACATTTGCGGGGCAATCGTGTCTGAAATATGAACTGCAGATCGAACCACTCCCCGCTGATTATCAAGAGCGGCTCGACTTTTATGGCAATAAAGCGAGTTATTTTAGCATTAGTACACCACATTCCGTGATGTCAGTGACCGTTCAATCAGAAGTACTTGTCCATAGCTCATTTGATCGTGCCGCCTTAGAAGGGACTCCGACGTGTAGCGAAGTGACCAAAGCCCTCTTTTGTGCCGATAGTGATCCTGCTCTTATTGAGCCACGTTCAATGATGCTAGAGTCTCCGTACGTCCCGCAAATGAGTGAGCTGGCGAGTTACGGGCGCGAAATTTTTACTCCCACGAAGCCTTTTGGTGTCGCGGTGCATGAGTTGATGGAAAAAATTTTCCGTGAATTCCGCTATACACCTGGCGCGACATCGATTGCGACACCACTGCGCGAAGTCTTTACCAAAAAGATCGGCGTGTGCCAGGATTTCGCCCAAATCGCTATTGGCATCTTGCGTTCGCTCGGCTACAGTGCCCGCTACGTGAGCGGATACTTGGAAACTGTTCCTTTGCCGGGACAAACCAAGCTGATTGGATCAGATGCCTCGCATGCGTGGTTTGCCGCATGGATACCTGGGCTTGGCTGGGTCGATTTTGACCCAACCAATAATACCATGCCAACCGGACGGCATATAACCTGTTCATGGGGCAGAGATTACTCGGATGTTATACCACTTGGCGGGGTAATTTATGGTGGTGGCGACCATATTCTGAAGGTCAGCGTTGACGTCCATAATCTTGATACCGATAAGCGTGGTCAATAACTCTGAGTACAGTAGTGAAAGGATAACGAGGATGTTTAAAGGAACGACTATTCTGTGCGTTCAACGCGATGGAAAAGTAGCCCTTGGCGGCGATGGCCAGGTGACACTGGGCAATACTATTATGAAAGCGACTGCTCGTAAGGTGCGTCCTATGGCAGAAGGAAAAGTTATTGCTGGCTTTGCGGGGTCAACTGCCGATGCGTTTACTCTTTTTGAACGTTTTGAGGCGAAATTAAAAGCGCACAATAATCTGTTGACACGTGCCGCCATTGAAATGGCCAAAGAGTGGCGTTCTGACCGGATGTTGCGTAAGCTCGAAGCTATGCTCATCGTCGCGAATGCCGAACATGCGTTTATTATCAGTGGTACGGGAGATATCATCGAACCTGAAGATGGTATTCTTGCTATCGGTTCCGGTGGCGCGTACGCCATGGCCGCCGCCCGTGCTCTGATGCGCCACAGCCAACTCAGTGCACGGGAAATGGTTCAGGAATCCCTGACTGTCTCTGGTGAAATTTGTATTTATTCTAACTGTGAACTCACGATACTTGAACTGTAAAACTTTGAGGAGATACTGAGAGTGGAACAACTTACCCCGCAACAAATCGTTTCAGAACTCAATAAGTAT encodes:
- a CDS encoding AEC family transporter, translating into MANLILLGFCFFMGMTLRRIGRFPESTATVLNAFIINISLPALTLYHIHNITIDRELLMPMSMPWVIFLVGIPFFLLLGKLLKLKRETIGCLILVGGLGNTSFVGLPMIETFYGSEFVGIGIVADQAGSFIVLSTLGIVVASIFAATEPNIRFIAKKIALFPPTQALVLALLLRSWEYPVWLSAILMRLGDTLTPIALVSIGFLFHIQSVRQHARALVLGLSYKLLLAPALILMTFMSLWGASGSVFQVTVFEAAMPPMISAGIIAMEHRLDVSLVSTILGVGLLISFLTLAGWWYILLPL
- a CDS encoding transglutaminase family protein, with the protein product MSHYRITHTTSYHYSDMVSLCYNEARLIPRTFAGQSCLKYELQIEPLPADYQERLDFYGNKASYFSISTPHSVMSVTVQSEVLVHSSFDRAALEGTPTCSEVTKALFCADSDPALIEPRSMMLESPYVPQMSELASYGREIFTPTKPFGVAVHELMEKIFREFRYTPGATSIATPLREVFTKKIGVCQDFAQIAIGILRSLGYSARYVSGYLETVPLPGQTKLIGSDASHAWFAAWIPGLGWVDFDPTNNTMPTGRHITCSWGRDYSDVIPLGGVIYGGGDHILKVSVDVHNLDTDKRGQ
- the serS gene encoding serine--tRNA ligase, whose amino-acid sequence is MLDMKALSENIDFFQTQLSRRGGSWSLEPLAQLNSTKKALTAQMQKLQEERNATSKQVGIYKKEGRDATLIMERMREVGETIKELEAQVKELEEQERTIALGLPNIPHESVPAGAAEADNVEVKRVGAIPVFDFPVRSHDDIGTANDWLDFPRGVKIAQTRFTVVKGAAARLERALINFMLDIHTQEHNYTEVQVPLLVNRESMTATGQLPKFEEDLFACEEGNLLLIPTAEVPVTNIHRDEILSLAALPTGYVAYTPCFRREAGSYGRDTKGLIRQHQFNKVELVKFSHPESSYDELEKLLANAETILQRLELPYRVVALCGGDLGFSAAKTYDIEVWLPSQGCYREISSCSNFEDFQARRAQIRFKDEKGKNRLVHTLNGSGLAVGRTLVAIMENYQQADGSVKVPTALVPYLGGVTILAAK
- the upp gene encoding uracil phosphoribosyltransferase, producing the protein MLTIVDHPLVQHKLSIIRDKHTSKKEFKELVEEVAMLIAYEITRDLELVECEVETPLTKTICRSLGGKKLAIIPILRAGLGMVGGIEKLIPSVRIGHIGMYRDHDTLQPVVYYAKLPQDMAQRDAILIDPMLATGGSAVAAIDYLKQQGARSIRFMSLIAAPEGVKIVSDAHPEVPIYTAALDEKLNELGYILPGLGDAGDRLFGTR
- a CDS encoding circularly permuted type 2 ATP-grasp protein, with the translated sequence MTTNESIPASYIEKLRGFDEMLDANSDIRPHWNSFMSLATGLEAGFLERSAQEIRRLLRENGVTYHFHDDAAKDHRPWELDIVPLLISSEEWHTLEKGLTQRAELLNLILEDIYGPQNLIRQGHLPMEVVYAHNGFARQCAGIRLPGNHQLIIYGADIARSTDGVQWVMSDRTQAVSGLGYTLENRTAMARTLPNLLRECKAERLAPFFRSLRESLSDITPEQKANPRTVLLTTGPIDPTYFEHAYLAAYLGYTLVQPDDLTVRDGRLWLKSINGLQPVDIILRRTEDSQSDPLELGRLSSVGIPGLIEVVRRGNVAVANPIGSAVLENPGLFPFLPTICKVLLGEEILLPSAPTWWCGQPLELGYVLEHLNELDILSIHQVGDSHVVAHGPLLSKRELEALRRRILARPYLYAGQRKPTISTSPTLVDGNLTPRPTKFRTFMTASLDNYILMPGGLARAATSEPEMAAGAASYTISKDTWVISTNVQRHQSLWHQGSSLAATPGYSEDSNLLPSRTAENLFWVGRYLERAEGTARFLRTTVHRLLEQGEMEDETVEQCRHTLLMTLSHLTGTLPGFTGVEGEHLRANPEAEILSLIYDRNRVGSLAFTLHSMIHATSAVRERWSSDSWRLIDETEERWGKISRSSNQQKKLPRALDDISQLITNLVAFTGLTLESMTREMGWVMLDLGRRIERGMHVLEVLRLVLSQHYDEALEYQVLESILAANESLITHRRRYRSYLKPQTVLELLLFDASNPRSLAYQIEQLQHHISLLPGEKRGFALREVERDALKAFSTLKLSRIEELLATENGEAGTPVKLEKFLESIETCLVNSANSINHTFFTHALQRQQLVAKPAEAEL
- a CDS encoding IclR family transcriptional regulator, with protein sequence MKREKTDYIVQSVYNALDILEAFRESHSGELDITTIREKFGLSKNTVIRLLATLEKHGYVEENHYTKNYRLGLKNFEISQAYISKIDLLKMTEPILQEIVDTVDESAYIGVLRGKRVVYLNVVETTQAVRIMPRIGIVGQAYFTAIGKSQLSDFSNQHILEQLEKENLTICSSGKPFQGNESFLAEMDRVREHGFSMDDEEFEEGVRCVGAPIRNYTGNIVAGLSISGPVQRMSDERIAQEIAPLAKLMSEKASRKLGYNGGHIQFDHVSTP
- a CDS encoding transglycosylase SLT domain-containing protein yields the protein MLKKSLALLLLGVSCALPSFASPDYDHLRQGVRALLKNDFHRAGEVLLPAVQHASESVQDVLLYVSAQTLFGQEQYADAHALFTQAIAKRQSDSFLNRARYYRALCAARLGITSQFMLDVADVDIALLTRAEQAELLMLQADTLDKKQAIAFDYPDTAAGREALKHVAKPLTAAQRTVLATVLYQHKYYDQAIQQYEAIGRSKLDLTSLERLARSYFSRRDYPKATVVFRELYARDSKNVEARSSALYYLSRIYLREDKDENAIINLRRLVEHYPESRDASNALWLLGNHFRNRDPQQAQHYYQWLFKSYPESRHAGEGMWRLAWSDYQQGKLDVFRQRAELIAERYDDGHYLNHTARYWIAQSHRLEGDTATYRSTLHTLTEAPSVSYYVMMAARDLNIAPRFLESAIHSSGDTAALLTPVLLERFRVLARLGLYELGAIEIQALLAQTPAEQKVLLSRELLATGIYHPIIRNFSRSSPEAYPLAYWDRVSPIAERYQLDPLLALSIMREESAYDPQATSWVGAMGLMQLMPYTAEDVAKRIGLPFGNPSEAYDIDTNITLGISYLSSLVASQEILPFAIASYNAGPGNVNRWKTRYGTDDIEAFIENIPFAETHAYVKRVLTSYEIYKRLYQR
- a CDS encoding solute carrier family 23 protein, giving the protein MEEHLTELSPLKRLVTGMQMLFVAFGALVLVPLLTGLDASVALFTAGVGTLIFQIVTRRTVPIFLASSFAYIAPIIYATQTWGLAGTLGGLMAAGLVQVLFSFLIRIKGDGFLEKYLPAIVIGPTIMLIGLILAPVAVNMAKGLTGDGSFELVPYSQAIVIATISLAATIITSLWGKGMLRLIPILVGVACGYITALLYGIVDFSSVTNAPWFAIPNFTAPTFELAAILYMIPIALVPTIEHIGDVMAISRVSGKNYLENPGLKNTLLGDGLATTFASSLGGPPNTTYSEVTGAVALIRIFDVSLMTIAAVGAIALAFLGKLGAFLSTIPVPVMGGIMILLFGMIVSIGINTMVKAKVDMSIPRNMVIVAVILVFGIGGMTFGYGHLQLGGIGLAVVLGMILNLVLPKHFGEEV
- the hslV gene encoding ATP-dependent protease subunit HslV, producing the protein MFKGTTILCVQRDGKVALGGDGQVTLGNTIMKATARKVRPMAEGKVIAGFAGSTADAFTLFERFEAKLKAHNNLLTRAAIEMAKEWRSDRMLRKLEAMLIVANAEHAFIISGTGDIIEPEDGILAIGSGGAYAMAAARALMRHSQLSAREMVQESLTVSGEICIYSNCELTILEL